A stretch of the Malus sylvestris chromosome 10, drMalSylv7.2, whole genome shotgun sequence genome encodes the following:
- the LOC126584718 gene encoding uncharacterized protein LOC126584718: MEHSPKFKPLLSQSSSRRRRTSTDSNSPEFEFWRNPSCPQPNLLSADELFVDGVLLPLHLLPRPLPNNSDPPDPYPRFSDPNTQPISQPPVPDPEPLLEPDPESEPGPGPELSAAPVLTASKRWRDIFKKGEKKSVKGDEIDKDKDKKKERKGGRSGASSAELNINIWPFSRSRSAGNVYTRPKPFGAQATRRVNSAPCSRSNSTGDSKSRKWPPASPGRPGVHLGRSSPVWQVRRGASAAAKSNSEPQARNAEKGTKQEVPEIRRSKKTAGSVVAGGSGSKARVLNLNVPICIGYRSHLSCRSENSAVGVGVGGGSSSINLRGGVIGGVNGGGGNGVGGNGGAGGNLFNLRSLFTKKVY, from the coding sequence ATGGAGCACAGCCCCAAATTCAAACCCCTCCTTTCACAGAGCAGCAGTCGAAGAAGGCGAACCAGCACCGATTCGAACTCTCCCGAGTTCGAGTTCTGGAGAAACCCCTCTTGCCCTCAGCCCAATCTCCTCTCCGCCGACGAGCTCTTCGTCGATGGCGTCCTCCTCCCTCTCCACCTCCTCCCCCGGCCTCTCCCTAACAACTCCGACCCACCTGACCCATATCCAAGATTTTCCGACCCAAATACACAACCCATCTCGCAACCACCTGTGCCTGACCCAGAACCCTTATTGGAACCGGACCCGGAATCGGAACCGGGCCCAGGACCCGAGTTGTCAGCTGCTCCGGTTCTAACCGCATCTAAGCGTTGGAGAGACATTTTCAAGAAGGGGGAGAAGAAATCAGTCAAAGGCGACGAGATAGATAAAGAcaaagacaagaagaaagagcGGAAGGGCGGCAGGAGCGGAGCGAGCTCGGCCGAGCTGAACATTAATATATGGCCATTTTCGCGCAGTAGATCCGCCGGAAACGTGTATACCCGACCCAAACCATTCGGAGCTCAAGCGACCCGAAGGGTGAACAGTGCGCCGTGTTCAAGGAGCAACTCAACCGGGGATTCGAAGTCTAGAAAGTGGCCGCCCGCGAGTCCGGGTCGGCCCGGAGTCCATTTGGGTCGGAGCAGCCCGGTTTGGCAGGTCAGGCGTGGAGCCTCCGCGGCTGCAAAGAGCAACTCCGAACCACAAGCTCGAAATGCTGAAAAGGGCACAAAACAAGAAGTACCCGAGATTCGCCGGAGCAAAAAAACCGCCGGATCAGTTGTCGCCGGCGGCAGTGGCTCGAAAGCTAGAGTCTTGAATTTGAATGTTCCGATCTGTATTGGGTACAGAAGCCATTTGAGCTGTAGAAGTGAGAATAGTGCTGTAGGAGTCGGGGTCGGCGGTGGCAGCAGCAGCATCAACCTTCGTGGTGGTGTTATCGGCGGCGTTAACGGTGGAGGTGGCAATGGCGTCGGTGGGAATGGTGGGGCTGGTGGTAATCTTTTTAATCTGCGCAGCCTTTTCACTAAGAAGGTGTATTAA